The Thermocrinis ruber genomic sequence GTATGCCAAACTTGTCATCTGCATAAGAAACCACTGGAGAAAGGTTGATAAAGTTAAAGGAACCGGCAGATGCGTTGAGTTTTAAGTGAAAGCCTTTTTCAGGCTTCTTGGTGATTATGTTCACAAGCCCTGCCATAGACCCTTGATGTCTTACGTCAAAAGGTCCTTTAATGATCTCTATCCTCTCTACTTCTGAAAAATCCACGTGAAATGCGGGCGGGTCCATTCGGTTGGGACAGGCAGCATACACTCTACTACCGTCTATTAGCACGTTTATGTTGTCCCTGTAAAATCCTCTGAGGACCACATCGTTTGCTATTCCGCCCTTCCTTATTTTCCAGATACCTTCCAGTTTGGTAAGGGCTTCTCCCACATCTTTTGCGGAGCTTTCTCTTACCTCTCTTACTTCCAAGCTGTCTTTGAACGTCTCCTTCTTAGCCTTTAGCTCCACCTCTTTTAGCAAAATCTCCTGGGCGTAGCCAAAAGATACTATGGCGGTCAGCAAAAATGCCTTCTTCATGCCTTACCTCCTTTGTTAATATTGTCATTATTTTACGTTAATTTTAGTTTAAAGTCAAGTTTAATTAACATAAAAAAGTCTTGGCGGATTTTTACGGAAGGGAAGTGGTGAGTTGTATATAAAATTTTTCTCTGTGAGGGAGAAGGACTTTTCCAACTTAGAGCTGTGGAAGGTCTTTGAGAGGCTCAAGGGATACTTCAATTCAAAGGCAACGGAGAAATTCTTGCAAACTCTAAAACCTTATATAGATGTGGAGGGGCTAAGGCAAGAAATTCAGCTGGTGGAGGACTTTCTTGCGGTTGAGGAATCTTTGACTCTTTATCCCTTTGGAGACATAGAGCCCTATATAAAAAAATCTGTCCTGCAGGATGCAACCCTCAGCTTGGAGGAAATATTAGAGATATACAAAGTTATAAAGCTCATAAGGGACGCAAGAAAAGCCCTTGGTGCCCATGTGCCCCTTAGGAAGAGTTTGGGGAACCTTCTAAAAACCCTCTATCACTTTCCGCAGATAGAAGGCATCATAGAGAGCACCATAGACCAGAGGGGCTTTGTTAAAGACAGTGCCAGCCAAGAGTTAGCAACCATCAGAAAGAAGATAAGGGATTTAGAAAAGGAGGTCTCCAAGAGGTTGGAAAACATCCTCAACCGTCCCGATGCAGACAGGCTTCTCTCAGACAGGATCATAACCATAAGGAATAACCGCTATGTTTTGCCCGTAAAGACTACGGAGATCAACAAGATCGTAGGCATAGTGCATGGCACTTCGTCTTCTGGATACACCACCTACTTGGAACCTCACAGTGTGGTGGAATTAAATAACCGCCTTGTGGTATTAAAGGAAGAGGAGGAAGAGGAGGTCAAAAAGGTTCTAAAGCGGATCACCTCCTACATCGGAGAGTTCAGCACAAAGCTTATGTCTGCCTACTACACCCTGCTAAAGCTGGATTACCTAAAGGCGGTAGCCCGCTTTAGCAAGGAAATAGGGGGCAAGTTTCCAAAGCTTTCGGATGCTAAGATTTTTTTAAAGTCCGTCAGGCATCCCCTTTTGGTATTCACCAAGGACCATGTGGTGCCTATAGATATAAAGATTGAGGGTAAGAAAGGGCTTGTCCTTACCGGTCCCAACACGGGTGGAAAGACGGTAGCCCTAAAGTCCCTTGGGCTGTGTGCCCTCATGTTCCAGTTTGCACTGCCCATCCCTATAGAGGAGGGAGAATTGCCGGTTTTTGAAGGCATATACACAGATATAGGAGATGAACAGAGCATAGAGCAGAACCTTTCCACCTTTTCTGCCCATGTCTCAAACTTGGCAGAGTTTTTGCCACTGGTTAATGAAAAAAGCTTGGTGCTTTTGGACGAGCTGGGCGCAGGAACAGACCCCATGGAGGGCTCTGCCTTGAGCATAGGTGTCCTTGAGTATTTAAAGAACAAAAAGGCTTATGTCTTTGCCACAACACACCATACACCCGTCAAGCTTTATGCTTTGGAGTCTGACTACTACACACCCGCCAGCGTATCCTTTGACAAAGAAACCTTAGAGCCCACATACCATATTCTTTACGATGCGGTGGGTAGCAGTATGGCCTTTGAGATCGCCAGAAGGTTTGGTATGCCAGAGGAGGTTTTGGAATACGCCCGCAAAAAGATGCCCGCAGAGTTTGAAAGATTCTCAAAGGCTAAGGAAGACTTAGAAGAGCTGATAAAAGAGTATCAGGGAAAGCTAAAGGAAGTGGAGCAGGCAAAGGAAGAGTTGGAAAGGATGAAGGCAGAATATTCGTCCTTGCTTGCCCTCTCGGAAGAGATCAAGGAAAGGGCTTACAGGGAGGGAATGTCTCGGGCTTTGCAGTATTTACAGGAGATAGAAAGGGAGGCGGAGGAGCTCTTAAAAAGCGCAAGGGAAAGGCAGAAGATAAAGCAGTTTGTTAAGGAAAAGAAGCAAGAGGTTATGAAAGAACTGAATGAGGAACCGATAAAGGTAGGCGATTGGGTGGAGTTTATGGGCTCAAAGGGAAGGGTTCTGGAGGTGAAGGAGGAAAAAGTGCAGGTGTCCTTTGGTGGTGTAAAGGCTTGGATAGAAAAACAGAAGCTAAAGAAAGCACCTCCACCCGTAGTAGAGCAGGAGGAATACTCCCTTGAGGTCAATAAGAGATTTCCTACGGAGATAAATCTAATAGGACTTAACACGGAGGAAGCCCTTTATAAGCTTGAGTCTTTCCTGAAGGAGGCTAAGGCGCTTGGGATAAAGAGCGTAAAGGTAATCCATGGCACGGGGGTTTTAAAAAGGGTGGTGGAGGACTTTTTGGAAGGTTCAGATTTGGTAGTTTTTCGTAGGGAGGGATACCCAAGGGAAGGGGGAGCGGGCGTTTCGGTGGTTTTTTTGGAAAAGCCATAAAGCCGAAGCTGAGATAGGATGGATAAAGTTTTTAGGGTTTACGGAAAGGTGGTTAAGGTAAGCGGTGTGTATCTTGAGGCAACGGTACCGGAAGGTGCGGTGGGCAACCAGTGCATCATAAAAACAGAAACGGGGGATGTAGAAGGCGAGGTTATAGGTTTTCATGAGAACAGATGCCTTATTATGCCCTTCAGTAGTTTGTTAGGAGTTAAAACAGGAGACAGGGTTTGGATAAAGAGGGAACCTGTATCCACCATTGTGGGTGAAAAAGCTTTGGGACAAATACTGGACCCTTTCGGTAGGAGAATTTCCGACGGAAGGTTAATACATGGCGAGAGAAGACCCATTGAGCTAAAGGATATAAATCCCTTACAACGGGAGAGAATAAAGGAAGTCTTTGACACGGGCGTTAGGACCATAAACGCCCTATTCACCTTGGGCAGGGGGCAAAAGGTTGGCATATTTGCGGGGGCGGGTGTGGGGAAAACTACCCTTCTTGGGATGATCACCCGATTTAGCAAGGCGGATGTTGTGGTCCTTGGGCTCATCGGGGAAAGGGGAAGAGAGGTCAGAGAGTTTGTAGAGGATATTCTTGGGAATTCAATAAAAAGAAGCGTGGTGATAACCACCACCGCAGACCAAACCCCCATACTGAAGGTTAAAGGTGCCATCAGTGCGTTGGTGCATGCGAGGTACTTTGCGGAGAAGGGACTAAATGTTCTGCTGGTTTTGGACTCTCTGACGAGGTTTGCAATGGCACAGAGGGAAGTGGGACTTTCTGCAGGAGAGCCTCCCACATTAAAGGGCTACACACCCTCTGTTTTCTATCTGATGTCAAAGATAGTGGAAAGCTGTGGAAACTTTAACAGGGGAAGCATAACGGGTATATTTAGCGTTTTGGTGGAGGGAGACGACATAAGCCTTGACCCTGTGGCTGATGCCCTCATGGGTATGCTGGACGGCCATATAATCCTCTCAAGAAAGTTGGCAAACAGTGGTCTGTTTCCAGCTATAGATCCTGTGAGAAGTCTAAGCAGGCTTATGCCTCAGATAGTTTCAAAAGAGCATATGAGGGCTGCCCTCTACTTAAAAGAGCTTTTGAGTGCATATGAATCGTTAGAAGATTTAGTGAATCTTGGCTTATACACCAAAGGAACAAACCCTGTGGTGGATAGGGTTATCAAGCACGAAGAGCTCATAAAGGACTTTTTAAGGCAAGATTACACAACTCCCGCCGACTTTGAAAGCAGTGTATCAAGCCTGATGGAGTTATACAGAAGGCTAACTCAGGAATAGGGCTTTATCTACCAAGCTTTTTCTTTGCTACCTCCGCTTCCTCCGAAAGGGGAAATTCTTTCAGGATTGCCTCGTAATACTCCCTTGCCTTCTCGTTGTTTCCCTGTGCTTCGTAGAGCCTCGCCAACTGTAAGTAAGCAGAGGGCAGTTTATTGCAATCCACCATTTCTCCCCTTTTACACCTTTCCTCCAAGGTGCGCCACACCGCCTCCGCCCTAACATTATCTCCCAAATCTCTATAAACAACACCTAGCCAAAGGTATGCGTTATCCGTAAGAGGAGTCTTTGGATATTTTCTTATGAACTCAATAAACTTCTCCTTTGCCTGATTTAGCTGTCTTAAGTTATACAGGTCAAGGGCGGACTTGTATTCCTTTTCGTAGTCGGGGGACAGAGTCTCTACGCCTCTTTGTCCTTCTTGGGGTCTTTGGACAAATGGTTCAGGTTGAATAGGTTGCGTTCTAGGCTGTCCTTCTACCTTTGCAGGTTGGGATTGGGATACATTTTCTGGCTTTGATGGAATAGGCTGTGGGAGACTGGTTCTCCCTTCCACCCTCAATCTTTCCACCTCAAGCCTTAAGCTTGCCAGATTTTGTGAGAGGGCATCCACTCTCTCTTCGGTCTTTATCTGCTGGGCTCTAATGGTTCTCTGCTCCTCCTCCAGTTTTTCTATACGCCTGTTGATCTGGGCTAATCTGGCGTTTAGCTCCTCTTGGGTAACTGCACCGCAGGAAGAGAGTAAAAAGCAAAGGAAAAGAATATTCTTTCTCATGGAACTTTATTTTAAACTATTTGCTATGTTTGAAGAGTTTTTAGCCTTCAGGTTCAAAGATGGTAAGCTCCAGCCTATAGCACATCCGCACCTGCCAAGCTTTGAAAGCCTTCTCTTCATAGACAGACAGAAGGAGGAGCTTAAAAGAAATACCCTACAGTTTGTGAAAGGCTATCCTGCCAACGACGCCCTCCTCTGGGGAGACAGGGGAACAGGGAAGTCCTCCCTTGTGAAGTCCATGCTCACACTCTTTGGCAAAGAAGGATTAAGGCTCATCCAAGTCTATAAAGCTCAGGTGGAAGACCTATCACAGCTCTACGAACTGCTCAGAGACAGCAAAAAACGCTTTATTCTCTTCATTGACGACCTTTCCTTTGAACCTGAGGAAGACCAATACAGGCTTTTAAAGTCCATGCTGGATGGGGACTTAGAAGAAAGGCCAGAAAACATACTGGTGTACGCTACATCCAACCGCAGGAACATTGTAGCAAACAGGGAAAGGGATGGAAAGTTCCCAGAAGAAGACTACAGAGAGATGATATCGTTGGTGGAAAGGTTTGGGCTTAGGCTTGGCTTTTTCTCCTTTGACAAAGCACAGTATCTAGAAATCGTGAAAGCTTATGCAAAGGAGAGGGGAATATCTATTCCTCAGCAGGAGTTGGAAGAGAGGGCGCTCCTTTGGGCGACCGAAAGAGGCAGTTTTTCCGGAAGGACCGCTTATCAGTTTATAAAAGATCTGGAGGGAAGGCTAAGGCTTAGCCAAACCTTCCCGTCACATATTCCTCCGTGAGCTTTTTGTCGGGCTTGGTGAATATCTTTTCTGTGGGGTTGAACTCTATGAGCTCACCCAAATACATAAAGCCCGTAAAGTCAGATATCCTCGCAGCCTGTTGCATGTTGTGGGTGACGATAACTATGGTGATCTTCTTTTTGAGTTCCACTATAAGCTCCTCTATTTTGGCGGTGGATATGGGGTCCAGGGCGGAGGTGGGCTCATCAAAGAGCAATACTTCCGGCTCCACTGCAATAGCCCTGGCTATACATAGCCTTTGCTGTTGTCCTCCCGAGAGGGAGAAAGCGCTGTCTTTGAGCCTGTCTTTGACTTCGTCCCAGAGGACAGCGTCCTTTAAAGCCTTTTCCACTCTGTCCTTTAGCTCGGTACCCTTTATACCCTTTAGCCTTAGACCAAAGGCTACATTGTCAAAGATAGACATGGGGAATGGCGTGGGCTTTTGGAAAACCATACCCACCTTGCTCCTGAGGTCTATAACATCCATCTTGAATATGCTTTCACCATCAAGGAGGATGTCTCCCTCGTATCTGTTGTTAGGATACAGGTCGTGCATACGGTTAAGACATCTCAGAAGGGTGGTCTTTCCACAGCCCGAGGGTCCGATTAGGGCGGTTACCTTTCTGTCGTATATGGGCATGTTTATGTTTTTGAGGGCTTGATTGGAGCCGTAGTAGAAGTTGAGGTTTTTAACCTCCATGCGGGTCTTTAAAGCGGTCTGAGTCTCTACCATAGCTTATCCTCCTTTCTTACCTGTTATGGAACGCACTATATAAAAGAGAGGTTCAAGTATGTTTCTGTGGAGTAAAACCCTTGCTATTATGGAAAGAAGCAGGACACCCATAGTAAGTATAAACGCCGCAGCCCAAGCTTGCTGGTGCCAGTAGTGGTAAGGTCCCATCACATAGTTGAACATGGTTACAGTCAGAGATGCCATCGGGTCCCTAAGGTCAAAGGTCAAAACGTTGTTGTTGAAGGAAGTAAAGAGCAAGGGTGCAGTTTCTCCTGCAATACGGGCAACGCCAAGGAGCACTCCCGTCAGTATTCCCACCTTTGCCGCCCTCATGACCACACCCTTTATAACTTGCCATTTGTAAGCTCCCAGAGCGTACGCTGCTTCCCTCATCTCTCTGGGGACCAACTTTAGCATCTCGTCGGTGGTGATGGCAATAACGGGTAGCATCAAAAGGGCCAAGGCAACCGCACCAGAAAAGCCGTTAAAGTGTCCCACAGGTCTGACCAGCACCGCATAAACCACCGCACCCATCAAGATTGAGGGAGTGCTAACCATTATGTCCGTGATCTGTCTGAGGGTCATGAAGAACTTGCTGTTCCTTCCGTATTCCGCAAAGTATATACCAGCCATTATACCTATGGGGACTCCTATTACAGTTGCAAGGGAGGTGATGATCAAGTGTCCCACAAAGGCGGGTCTTAGACCTCCTCCCTCCTCTCCGGGTGGTGTAGGGTCCAAATAGATAAGCTCGGGGCTAAGATACCTAAAGCCATTTACAGCGAGACTGCCAAGGATCCAAAAGAGCCAAAAAATTCCATAGGCGGCGGTAAGGAAGGATACAAAAAGCATAAAATTGCTAAAGAGCTTTCTGCGGGTTTTCCTGCTCATGCCTTCCACCTCTTTTCAAGTCTTAGCACCATGAACTTGGCAATACCGAGCATGGCAAAGGAGACCAAGTAGAGCAAGAGCCCCGCATAGTAGAGGGCGGAAAGATACACATCCGTGTCTGCTTCGGTGAATTGGTTTGCCAGGGCAACGGTTATGGTGGTGAAGGGCTCCAACAGGGACTTGGGGATCTGTGGGCGATTTCCTGCCAAAAAGGTTACCGCCATGGTCTCTCCCAGAGCCCTTCCTGCGGAAAGAATCAAACCTCCAGCTATGCCCGATGCGGTGTAGGGGATTACCACCTGCCTT encodes the following:
- a CDS encoding ATP-binding protein; its protein translation is MELYFKLFAMFEEFLAFRFKDGKLQPIAHPHLPSFESLLFIDRQKEELKRNTLQFVKGYPANDALLWGDRGTGKSSLVKSMLTLFGKEGLRLIQVYKAQVEDLSQLYELLRDSKKRFILFIDDLSFEPEEDQYRLLKSMLDGDLEERPENILVYATSNRRNIVANRERDGKFPEEDYREMISLVERFGLRLGFFSFDKAQYLEIVKAYAKERGISIPQQELEERALLWATERGSFSGRTAYQFIKDLEGRLRLSQTFPSHIPP
- a CDS encoding FliI/YscN family ATPase; the protein is MDKVFRVYGKVVKVSGVYLEATVPEGAVGNQCIIKTETGDVEGEVIGFHENRCLIMPFSSLLGVKTGDRVWIKREPVSTIVGEKALGQILDPFGRRISDGRLIHGERRPIELKDINPLQRERIKEVFDTGVRTINALFTLGRGQKVGIFAGAGVGKTTLLGMITRFSKADVVVLGLIGERGREVREFVEDILGNSIKRSVVITTTADQTPILKVKGAISALVHARYFAEKGLNVLLVLDSLTRFAMAQREVGLSAGEPPTLKGYTPSVFYLMSKIVESCGNFNRGSITGIFSVLVEGDDISLDPVADALMGMLDGHIILSRKLANSGLFPAIDPVRSLSRLMPQIVSKEHMRAALYLKELLSAYESLEDLVNLGLYTKGTNPVVDRVIKHEELIKDFLRQDYTTPADFESSVSSLMELYRRLTQE
- the pstB gene encoding phosphate ABC transporter ATP-binding protein PstB, translating into MVETQTALKTRMEVKNLNFYYGSNQALKNINMPIYDRKVTALIGPSGCGKTTLLRCLNRMHDLYPNNRYEGDILLDGESIFKMDVIDLRSKVGMVFQKPTPFPMSIFDNVAFGLRLKGIKGTELKDRVEKALKDAVLWDEVKDRLKDSAFSLSGGQQQRLCIARAIAVEPEVLLFDEPTSALDPISTAKIEELIVELKKKITIVIVTHNMQQAARISDFTGFMYLGELIEFNPTEKIFTKPDKKLTEEYVTGRFG
- the pstA gene encoding phosphate ABC transporter permease PstA, translating into MSRKTRRKLFSNFMLFVSFLTAAYGIFWLFWILGSLAVNGFRYLSPELIYLDPTPPGEEGGGLRPAFVGHLIITSLATVIGVPIGIMAGIYFAEYGRNSKFFMTLRQITDIMVSTPSILMGAVVYAVLVRPVGHFNGFSGAVALALLMLPVIAITTDEMLKLVPREMREAAYALGAYKWQVIKGVVMRAAKVGILTGVLLGVARIAGETAPLLFTSFNNNVLTFDLRDPMASLTVTMFNYVMGPYHYWHQQAWAAAFILTMGVLLLSIIARVLLHRNILEPLFYIVRSITGKKGG
- a CDS encoding endonuclease MutS2; the protein is MREKDFSNLELWKVFERLKGYFNSKATEKFLQTLKPYIDVEGLRQEIQLVEDFLAVEESLTLYPFGDIEPYIKKSVLQDATLSLEEILEIYKVIKLIRDARKALGAHVPLRKSLGNLLKTLYHFPQIEGIIESTIDQRGFVKDSASQELATIRKKIRDLEKEVSKRLENILNRPDADRLLSDRIITIRNNRYVLPVKTTEINKIVGIVHGTSSSGYTTYLEPHSVVELNNRLVVLKEEEEEEVKKVLKRITSYIGEFSTKLMSAYYTLLKLDYLKAVARFSKEIGGKFPKLSDAKIFLKSVRHPLLVFTKDHVVPIDIKIEGKKGLVLTGPNTGGKTVALKSLGLCALMFQFALPIPIEEGELPVFEGIYTDIGDEQSIEQNLSTFSAHVSNLAEFLPLVNEKSLVLLDELGAGTDPMEGSALSIGVLEYLKNKKAYVFATTHHTPVKLYALESDYYTPASVSFDKETLEPTYHILYDAVGSSMAFEIARRFGMPEEVLEYARKKMPAEFERFSKAKEDLEELIKEYQGKLKEVEQAKEELERMKAEYSSLLALSEEIKERAYREGMSRALQYLQEIEREAEELLKSARERQKIKQFVKEKKQEVMKELNEEPIKVGDWVEFMGSKGRVLEVKEEKVQVSFGGVKAWIEKQKLKKAPPPVVEQEEYSLEVNKRFPTEINLIGLNTEEALYKLESFLKEAKALGIKSVKVIHGTGVLKRVVEDFLEGSDLVVFRREGYPREGGAGVSVVFLEKP
- a CDS encoding tetratricopeptide repeat protein, which codes for MRKNILFLCFLLSSCGAVTQEELNARLAQINRRIEKLEEEQRTIRAQQIKTEERVDALSQNLASLRLEVERLRVEGRTSLPQPIPSKPENVSQSQPAKVEGQPRTQPIQPEPFVQRPQEGQRGVETLSPDYEKEYKSALDLYNLRQLNQAKEKFIEFIRKYPKTPLTDNAYLWLGVVYRDLGDNVRAEAVWRTLEERCKRGEMVDCNKLPSAYLQLARLYEAQGNNEKAREYYEAILKEFPLSEEAEVAKKKLGR